The nucleotide sequence GCGGCCGTCGCGGCCGGGGACGGCGGCGTCGGCGACGACGAGATCCGGCGGCGTCATGCGGTTTCCCCTTTTTCCTTGCGGGTGATGTGGAGATACAGGATCGCCATGCGCACGGCCACGCCCGAGGCCACTTGGTCCAGGATAAGCGAATTGCCGGCGTCGGCCAGGTCCGAGGCGATTTCCACGCCCCGGTTGATGGGGCCGGGGTGCAGCACCTTGACGTCCGGGGCGGCGTTTTTCAGGCGCGCCTTGGTCAGGCAAAAGCGGCGGGCGTATTCACGCAGATCGGGCAACAGCCCGGCTTCCTGGCGTTCGAGCTGCAGGCGCAGGCACATGACGGCGTCGGCGCTGTCCAGGGCCGGTTCCAGCTCGTGAAAGACCTTGGCGCCCAGGGCCCGGGCGTCCTTGGGGAGCAAGGTGCGCGGGGCGCATAGGCGCACGGTGACGCCGAGCATGGTGAGCAGGCGAATATTGGACCGGGCGACCCGGGAATGGGCTACGTCGCCAAGGATGGTCACGGTCTTGCCGACGAGGTCGTCGCCCCAGACTTCGCGCAGGGTGAAAAGATCAAGCAAGGCCTGGGTGGGGTGGGCGTGCCAGCCGTCGCCGGCGTTAATCACGGCGCAGGACACCCGCCTGGCCACGAAATCGGCCGCGCCGGAACTCGAATGGCGCATGACGATGGCGTCGGGGTTCATGGCCTGGAGCGTGAGCACGGTGTCCTTGAGGGTTTCGCCCTTTTGCAAGGAACTGCCGGACTTGGCCAGGCCGAAGGTGTCGGCCGAGAGGCGTTTGCCGGCGATGTCGAAAGAGGTCTTGGTGCGGGTGCTCGGCTCGGCGAAAAACAGCACGACGCTTTTGCCTTTGAGGGTGGGCACTTTCTTGACGGGTCGGGCGTTTATTTCCCGGAAGGAGGCGGCGGTGCGCATGACCACGTCCACGTCTTCCCGGGAGAGTTGCGAGACGTCGAGAAGATCCTTGTGGGGCCAGTTCATGGGGCATCCTCGGGGCGAATTTTGGCCGCGCGCCCAGGCGCGTAAGCCGAAC is from Solidesulfovibrio magneticus RS-1 and encodes:
- a CDS encoding aspartate carbamoyltransferase catalytic subunit; the encoded protein is MNWPHKDLLDVSQLSREDVDVVMRTAASFREINARPVKKVPTLKGKSVVLFFAEPSTRTKTSFDIAGKRLSADTFGLAKSGSSLQKGETLKDTVLTLQAMNPDAIVMRHSSSGAADFVARRVSCAVINAGDGWHAHPTQALLDLFTLREVWGDDLVGKTVTILGDVAHSRVARSNIRLLTMLGVTVRLCAPRTLLPKDARALGAKVFHELEPALDSADAVMCLRLQLERQEAGLLPDLREYARRFCLTKARLKNAAPDVKVLHPGPINRGVEIASDLADAGNSLILDQVASGVAVRMAILYLHITRKEKGETA